DNA sequence from the Pomacea canaliculata isolate SZHN2017 linkage group LG7, ASM307304v1, whole genome shotgun sequence genome:
GCACGTATGTGAATGCAGAAAAGACTGAAGCATGCATGGTTTATATCTTCAGTGATTAAACAAGAAAACTCTTGAATacatattgttttttgtttttgtttttcaaactcGGGTTGAGTGAAAGTGTTGAAAAGAATGGGAAAACTGGTTTGCAGGTTTCATGAGCAATGtatgaaatttgtgtttttaatatatatataaaactctAGAAACCTTGTCTCTTGTATGTAGATGAGGAACAATATGGAGAATGTCCATTAAAAATAATCCATTAGATATGAGAACTGAATGGGAATTCCTAgtgttaaatttgtttataaaccAAAATTTTCAGATTGCATGTGGAAGAAATCTTGATCGTCAAAGTCGGtggacacattttaaaaattcttaaatggTTTTTGTGTAACCTTGTCCCAGTGTACACCTCTTAGCAATTGAGATAAGATGAAATGGGTTAGGTACTAAAGCTGGGGATGCGTGCAGAAACAACTTCGCATAAAAGATGAGTGCTTTGACCTGAAGAAATGGTGAATTGTTCTCTGACGACACAACAAACATAGAGATCAATGGATGAGACATGAGCCAGATGTACGTAAACTATTTGTTTTAATCTCTGATAACACGAATGAACAAAATTGTGATATTTCAGGCTATTTGAGCACAAAGTACTTGTGAAATTACAGCATTTATATAGAAGAAGTTAAATTGATTACAAATCAGAAGACTGCTACACTTATGGTATATCAAGCAGTAACTAAGGTTGTTAAGTCACGTTCCAACTGACACTGAGCCcacaagaaaatatattttacaattttatcagaaaaagcAAGATTAGTAGGTGGTGTCCCTTAGCTATATGCTACTGCCATTTGAATCTCTTATTTCTGCTGTGTGTAGACGGTTTTGGTTGCATGTTCTGCTTATTTTGGCTTCAGcatacttttaaattttaatcaaatgaaTCATGATGATGCTTTTGTCTTAGATTTCATTTGAAATTGTGGCATTTCGCATGTGGATTAGTTGTTGATATGCAGATGTTAGGAGGAGTGGTGTACGCTCAAAGTTATAATAATTACATAATCACAAACAGCAATTCCTGCAGATAAAATTTTGAAGTCTTTTCATtcaaatcacatttatttttcttcacttaATATGTCTTATAAGACATTAATGTCGTAATGAATTCAATAATTCTGTGGTGTTAGTGTTTTTACCCTCCCAATGTACTAGCTCTTGGTATTGTACTGCGGCCATACCACTCGATGATGCAATGGCAGTCTTTCAAAATTATGCAAAAGATTTCCTGGGTGCAGtacattatttacatgattttgttatttattgaatTTACTAGAGGTTATAATAAATGACATTGGTGCAATATTTATCACACTAGTTAGCAGAAGTTAAAAGTTTAACCTAAAATTTGTATCATGAGATCTGGAACCTGGTTGGCACAGGCAGTTTATGGCAGAACTGGGACCTTTAGAACAGCTGTTGCATTCACAACTGCAGTGATGTCATCACTGCAAAAGGCTTGCTGCAGAAGTGGATGGCAGGTGCACAGCTGGGGTGCAGCTGGGTTGGTCAACCACAGCTCGTTCCACTTGTGGATAGAACCATCGTTAGGGTCCACGCAAGCGCCGTCTTTGCCTGGAAGACATCAAGCAAAGTTATCAGATGTGGCATCTCTAAagccatttgtgtgtgtgtgtgtgtgtgtgtgtgtgtgtgcatgcatgcatatgctaTGCTacaccagtttaaaaaaaatcttcagatgTGTGTAGGGTGTGAATAGAAGGGTTGTGTTCTGGGTGAgccaaattaattttaaatcaaacaTTAAGATGGCATATTCTGCTCATACAAACAAAAGGTGTTATAGAGAATATGTGTTCAGCCACACGGTTGAATGTACCTGTCTCTGTGTCAGAACATGTGCACAAATTTGTGTGTGACtgttgcttgtttttgtgttgtgggAATTGCAACCTATGAACCAAGGGACAGAAAGTACACACAATTAGTACACAAAGCAGGGGTGTTCCAGAGAGACTTGGTCTGCGAGTACTGGTAGTTGTTCACATTGTAGTCAGCcgtgcacgtgcatgtttgATTGTTAGAGTTGGTAAACGTGTCACCCAGATATTTGAAGTTTCCCTCGCCGTCGAAACACAGCGCTGCACATAAGGAACAAATATGACCATGGATATACATTTTCCCATGTAAAATTCGGCTACCTTAAAGATCTAGAGGGTGCAATCTTAATTCTAATGACGGGCTTAATGTTAGTACGACATACTATTTCAACAGGGGGAATATACTTTCATTCTCAGAATATTCCCCTAAAAGCAGAGAATGAGGCCAAAATCGTGACTTGTAGTTTGAAGATTATACAGTCAATACACTGGTCCCCGTTCTCCCATTAGCTGAGGCTATCACAATGTCATTTCCAAGTACAATCGTGTCATGTATTGTTAACCTCTATTTGTGCATGGCGAAGTGTTTAGGTGTGTTTCTCAAGAAAATTGATTATTCTCTCAGATTTGGAAAAATATCATCTTGCACTGTGCTCTTCCCAACAGGCAGGCTCATCTACATTCACATCGTTATTCGCCCTGTGTTGTCACTATTGTCCAAATTTGTGCTGAGATTACCACCACATGAAGACAACGAGGTGGAGGAGTTCTATACAATCGATCTAATCCTCCTAATAAGATGCTTAAAATCCAACATCAAAAAGGTCATATCCAGGTACCGACATAAGCAGTGACAAATACAAGCTTGAAGatggaagtgaaagtgaaacgTCACTCAACCAGCCGACAAATTCTCTTTGACTTGGAAAAGCTTCAAGAACCAAACGTTGCGGAAATCTTTGTAAGCCCCAAATTAGAGGCCAGTTCACAGCCCTGAACATGGtagactgtgatgtagacaccctcgCTGGAAACACTGAAGCAGTACTtgctactttcaacagtcaaagAGATTCTTGGGaggcagaggaagaggaaacaACCCTGGGTCACAAATGACGGAGTAGATGTTTGTGACGAAAGAAAGGCcttgaaagagagaagagaagcaCAAATCAGGAAACTGTGACACCAAGAAGGCAGTAAGGAGAACTAAATCAAGTATATATACCAGACCATAGCATTGGCAATGCACGTTCAAAAAGGTCTTCCAACAACAGAAAATCCTACCAAGTCAGGTTAACAAACAACTTCAGACATTGAACATAGTAAGGAAGATATACTCACAGAGATTACTGCTGTACAATaccaatgaacttgttttccAGATGAGGTCAGATGTCATCGTTCTCTAAAGCAACACAAAACTAGAGAACCTACAGATCTCATAGTCTTACGGGAAGAGGTCAGGAGAGCTGGACATGATCTGAAGGAGGAAATCACCTGGCTGACAACATTCCAGTTAAGCTGTTGAAAACCTTGTTCAAGTCATTCAAGAGTTTCATGAACGGAGTACCTCTTAACAACCGCCCGGAATCTGCCAAGGTTACAGCTAGCATGTCGCCTGGACATTTCAATATCTTCTTGGAAAATATCATGTGAGAAACACGCTGAGGCAATATACATGCTTATCCAGAATATCTCCCAAACATCAATTAAGTTCAATAAATTGCATGCTTtccaaatggaaaaaaatatggacagcaGATGATCGCTTGCCTTTTATGCAAACATATGTAATGACGCCACCATCTCTACACTAATACTAACACTCATAGCTGTCTCCTGCAGAGTGGTTGTTCTTTGTTGTAGATGGTAATTGCTGCTGCCTCGAGTTTGcatttaattttgcattttaaaggtTTTAGCTGGTTGCTCTGTAGATGTATAAATTTCAGTCTACATGTTCGCACTCATCAAGCTTTGGGCAGAATCCAGCAAGACGCTCATCACAAAATGGACAAATAAgagttatataaataataataaaataactaaaaataaaaaataataaacttcagGGGAAGAAGCAAGAGTGAATAAAGGAAAGTTCTTTCATGAAAtcagaaaaactttaaaaatttttaaataaaagatttatgtCCGAGCTGGAAGTTAATCTTTCAATTCACTGCCAATCTTGTAGATGAAAACGTTGCAAACTATAGTCACAACCGACATCAACGGGAGCAGGAAACGGAACTGACCAGTAAGCACTGTCAGACTTACATTCGAAGTAGTTACAAGACAGCCTGCAGTAGTAGGTCTGGTAAGAGCAGATCCCCTCAGGAGTGTAAAAGGGTTCTTTTACATAGACAGGTCCACAAGTCtgcttttctgaaaaaaaaaatttcaagtaaAATTAACTGGAACTTCATATGTTGATATTTaatcgtgtgtgtgagagagatcgAGAGAGCATAAATTTGTGTTAAGTAAATTAACGTCTATGATCttataaacaagtaaataattaaaggatttaaacagctgtgtgtgtgcattgtgcgtgtgtgtgtgtgtgtgtgtgtgtgcattgtgcgtgtgtgtgtgtgtgtcataatCAACtgaatctgaaaaaataatttaattatatttaaatactttcatATAAGTTTGACACTTTCCTATAAGGTGAAGCAGGTTAAAGATATATGACTTGCACATCGTCTACTCACGTGGTGGGAACTGGTACAAGGCTGGAAtgagaacaagaagaaggaaaaaacaactttaaaccAAGAAATATATTATTGCTGCAAGTAAGACCAGAGCATTTAGAAGTATGAGCTAGATATTATGTTAACATGTTCTCTCTGTTTCTGcatgagtctctctctctttctcccgaACCACCGTAAAACACGGCTCgagtttttgaaaattaatagaGCGCATTTCCCTGTAAGCAAGCTCAACACATTCACGCGAACAGACAACCAGCCATACAAGAAATACAAGCATCAGCTTCATGGATGGCGCGGTAGCGTCCCTTAGacacttctctccctttacatGGTAGTAGTCACCAGAGAGGGTATCTATCCCCTCTGTAGTCACTGTAGTGTATGAGAACTAAATGTCTGAAGTCGGCGGCACTCAATAAGTGGGTGAGATACCCGTGTGGAGCAGCTGTGGAGAGGGTCGGATCAAACATATTTAATACTGTCTTTGGTCAGACAGAAGGTACGGCAGCGAGGAAAGGAACGCATCCCTCATATGAAAGCTGACCCCAGGGAAAGTGTGGTGTCCAGCACTTTACTCTCCTAGAAACCAAAAGGTCACGCGGCTACCCTTTTAGAATGCTTATTGAAAAAAAGTCCTTACTTTGTTTATATGCACAAAACAGTAAGAGGACGTGTTGTGTTTTCCCGATGTATGGGGGATATACGCATTTAGTATTTGCGACAAATCACAGGAATGCTAGGAACTGATCGTCAGTCAAAATACCCCGCTACAGATTGTGTATAACAAAATGCATGAGTACTGATCATGTAGCAAGAGTGTATAGTTCTATTGCCACACTTTCGCATGTTGTGCAAGGCGGAAATATGAGGTGAGGGGAAGAAGCTGACTAGAACTCACCACACACAGGTCTTTCGTGAACTTTGTAATAGCATTCCTAGCCCATGCATTGGATCGGATACTTGTGAGAAATTATACAACTTAAACAAACTATACAAGTTTTGATTCACTATCTACCCGATTTTATACCCCAATCACTGTTTACATACCTAACGCGGTAAGCGTTTCTCGTAAGAAATTGCTTCGACTGAGTCAACGAAtgaaacaggaaataaaattgcAGCGGTTGGCAAAATGTTCTGGAGGTCGAAATTCTTCGTCCAACTGTTCATTGATGCTGACGGGAATTAATTTCTTCCACAAATTTTCCCAACTGCGattcaataaataaagacaggagggaaaaaataaaaagaaaaaaggaacaaagaggagaaaaacaaaagaaagaaaataaaaggcaatGAGGATATTACTATCAAAAGAATTTGAATCTGAGCATGAATAGATATGTCAATCTATGTTCTAGATATGTCAATCATCTTAACCATACAGCGTGTCGACATCAAAGGGTTCACGCCGTTGCGCGCGTTAAAATCAAAGGGGTCAAAGGAACATAAACATCAGGTGCGGCCGTTGCCAGCTGGCCTGAATGAATTCTTTCGCACACTACCCCGTGGGTACTAAATCGTAAAAGTATAATTCTCACCCCTGTTGCCACCACCGGTGACCGGCGCGCCACGTGTTGTTAGGAgatgtcaataaataaataaatcattcaatCAAGGAGAACAATTAATGACTATACGAGACGATGATTTATACGATGCGACTCTTCCTGCCAAACACCATTTCCCACCTGAACAGTAGTAAGTGGTTGTTGGATGATTGGTTGCAGCGGTAGTATCAGTGGCGAGGGAAAAAAGATGTTCAGGTTTCGGGGGCAAACTCCATTCTGACAATGAGCGGCGTTCACATTTGTGCTTccacagcatttttttttaataatttttttttgagggggcggcTGCCCTTCTTGCCCTGGTTCCTACATCACTGAGTATTACAGACTGCAGAAGTCTAAACGTTTGTCAGGAAGGTGTAGACTGATGAAGCTTTGATAACAGGTCAGTTGACGGGATTTACAAAGTGGGGTATCAGTGGTCGGAGCTATGTAAATACTGTGACATCACTCTGCTTCTGTCGTCTGCCTACCCCAGTCGGACCCTCACTTTAACCGATGGCAACAGGAACAACAAATCATTATCATCCGGTTTATTAAAGGCAGCTCATTAATGACACACACCTCCACACCCTTGCACAAGAAAATCTAATTTCGTCCTGCCACCCGGTTCATTCAAGGTTTAAAGGCAGTTTATTAACAACACTCAACTTCACACACGCCGGTAATATAAACcgatgcaaaagaaaaaaaaatcataaaaaatctCTATCACTTGATTCATTAAAGGCAGTTAATTGCCGGCTGATAGCTTCACACTCCCCTGTGAACAATGGATGATTACCGAGCCTCGCTCTCCTCTGCTCAATACCGATGACATATACTGGTGAACATCTATAAAAGTTTTGCCGCTAATCGAGAAAAGAAggcttgaaataaaatttgtaataagCTTGAGGGTGTGTGGCGAGGCCGATTGAGTGGTCAGAGCGGGGGCGTGCAAATCCAGAGGTTTCCGGTTCGATATTCGTGTGACGCAACGAATTTCTctcagtcgacccagctgggtGCCTGACTTTATACAAAGAGTAATCAGGCAACAAACAGTAAAGAATGCAGAGTTCAGACGAGCAGCAGAATAGCcaataataaacaatgacaACTATTGAAAactatgttgtttttttaaattagtgtaaggaaaaatgtgtttttagtgcacgcTTGAATGATtcgatggtgggtagatggaggatatggaaggggagatCAAGAGTTTCACccttttgcagcacagtaattCACCTTTCACATCTCACGAGGACCTAAAAACGGTTATGGGATGACTAtactcccccaccccatttttttattaattaatttattttttactgttgtttgtGGAAgattacagtgtgtgtgtgtgcacacgcgcgcgtgcgtgagtaaaaactgagagagagacaatgacaattctttgtTAACAAAGGTGACAGCATAATCAACTAATGTGCATTTATCTTGTGGTCCTCTCCACAAAAAGGGGACAAATAATttgataaacaacaaaaaatattataacatgTCCTGAAACactaaaaacattaaaatgtacatgggaacaattaaaatattgttaccTATTTCTAAAAGTTGAGGTAGCTGATATAGATGACATGAGGTAGTCTTgacatcacaaaataaatttaatgacaaaaatgaGACAGAGAGTGAAACTTACTGTCAAACGTGTTGAGTCCAGTCATTGTACAGCTGTACTTGTACTGCCCCACTTGAACTGTCTCTCGGAGACCCAATACCTGTCCATCAGGTGTAGTGCAGGCTGAAACAtcgatgtgatgatgatgatgatgattattattattattgttattgctaATACGAACGGCGATGGTAGTGAGGACTAAAGAGACGAGAGTGATAGAGAGGTTCAGGACAAATCTCGTTCGTAAGACATTATCGAGTTTGGAGCACAGATGAACACGTGGTCTTATAGTCTTATATTATGGGATATCAGTTATTTTTAGAACTGATTGTCTTGAGCAAAATGATTTTTcccacaaaaaagaacaagggACAACGACTCTACCGAAACAAGGTTTAGGTCTTCAACAATTCACCCAACCACAacctgatgaaaaaaaaaaagccgacgGTTTTAACAATTACtccaagtaaataaaaacatactaTGTCTAGAGCAATCCCACCATCCTGCGAATCCTAAACCcgatgtaaaaagaa
Encoded proteins:
- the LOC112568709 gene encoding uncharacterized protein LOC112568709 isoform X2, translating into MKMLLLAAVFIAGTFSSVNCQCDTGCLHGATNTCYAATKKVQLNNCASQVCQKKTTSTNTYTYSWKRTYNVSTDCQPSASPCDSNGARGCSYNGECKPLKTVIKVDNCLQYLCYNDASSPDPYWLERATGCYSPNGCMEFGDSYRDETKGVYRCELNFNTTGVKYARYVPPCTTPDGQVLGLRETVQVGQYKYSCTMTGLNTFDTLYQFPPQKQTCGPVYVKEPFYTPEGICSYQTYYCRLSCNYFESLCFDGEGNFKYLGDTFTNSNNQTCTCTADYNVNNYQYSQTKSLWNTPALCTNCKDGACVDPNDGSIHKWNELWLTNPAAPQLCTCHPLLQQAFCSDDITAVVNATAVLKVPVLP